From the Amycolatopsis thermoflava N1165 genome, one window contains:
- a CDS encoding fluoride efflux transporter FluC, whose product MESVTNPVDPDVDVCGPAGRREVRPSPWPVLAVISAGGVLGALARYGLQQAFPHRAEQFGFATFGINAAGCLLIGVLMALITELWPGRRLLRPFLGVGVLGGFTTFSTYVVDIQQALAAGAARTALAYLAATVLAALLAVWTGATLTARALQRRPRTPRKAGAAR is encoded by the coding sequence GTGGAGTCTGTGACCAACCCCGTGGACCCGGATGTGGATGTGTGCGGGCCCGCCGGGCGGCGGGAGGTGCGCCCGAGTCCGTGGCCGGTGCTGGCGGTGATCTCCGCCGGTGGTGTCCTGGGTGCGCTGGCCCGCTACGGGCTCCAACAGGCCTTCCCGCACCGCGCCGAGCAGTTCGGGTTCGCCACCTTCGGCATCAACGCGGCCGGCTGCCTGCTCATCGGCGTGTTGATGGCCCTGATCACCGAATTGTGGCCCGGGCGGCGGCTGCTGCGCCCGTTCCTCGGAGTGGGTGTACTGGGCGGGTTCACCACCTTCTCCACCTACGTCGTCGACATCCAGCAGGCCCTCGCCGCCGGGGCCGCCCGCACCGCGCTGGCCTACCTCGCCGCCACTGTCCTGGCCGCGCTGCTCGCGGTCTGGACCGGCGCGACACTGACGGCCCGGGCGCTGCAACGGCGCCCCCGAACACCCCGGAAGGCGGGTGCGGCCCGATGA
- a CDS encoding DUF190 domain-containing protein, with protein sequence MKLQGPALRLTIFIGETDRWHHKPLFTEIVHRAHRAGLAGATVLRGIEGYGASNHVHTARILSLSDDLPVVILIVDDETRIRDFLPTLDELIGEGLVIVEPVEVIRYVGRDRAVSR encoded by the coding sequence ATGAAACTCCAAGGCCCCGCGCTGCGGCTGACCATCTTCATCGGCGAGACCGATCGGTGGCACCACAAACCGCTGTTCACCGAGATCGTGCACCGCGCCCACCGGGCCGGGCTGGCCGGCGCCACCGTACTGCGCGGGATCGAGGGCTACGGCGCCTCCAACCACGTGCACACGGCCCGGATCCTGTCCCTGTCCGACGACCTGCCGGTGGTGATTCTCATCGTCGACGACGAAACGCGGATCAGGGACTTCCTGCCCACCCTGGACGAACTGATCGGCGAGGGGCTGGTCATCGTCGAACCGGTCGAGGTCATCCGCTACGTCGGCCGCGATCGGGCGGTCAGCCGATGA
- the crcB gene encoding fluoride efflux transporter CrcB, giving the protein MTVLLVALGAAVGAPLRYLTDRAIQARHDTVFPWGTFAVNITGSAILGFLTGLPADTALAALIGTGFCGALTTYSTFSYETLRLAQERARFYALANVAGSIVAGLGAAYTGLALAQAITA; this is encoded by the coding sequence ATGACTGTGCTGCTGGTGGCCCTCGGCGCCGCGGTCGGCGCCCCGCTGCGCTACCTGACCGACCGCGCCATCCAGGCCCGCCACGACACCGTGTTCCCCTGGGGTACCTTCGCCGTCAACATCACCGGCTCGGCGATCCTCGGTTTCCTCACCGGCCTCCCTGCCGACACGGCACTCGCCGCGCTGATCGGCACCGGGTTCTGCGGCGCGCTGACCACCTACTCCACCTTCAGCTACGAAACCCTGCGCCTGGCCCAAGAACGGGCCCGCTTCTACGCCCTGGCCAACGTCGCCGGCAGCATCGTCGCCGGACTCGGCGCCGCCTACACCGGCCTCGCGCTGGCCCAGGCGATCACCGCCTGA